The following proteins are co-located in the Desulfatitalea tepidiphila genome:
- a CDS encoding FAD-dependent oxidoreductase yields MVRTADVFRKKSGIDVRTEHQVEHIDLSEGLVSGQTREGKRFELPFDRLLIATGADPIVPARPGFDLPGVMVVKTLDDAQAIKERITSHPVKRAVILGMGYIAMEMAEALRERGIEVAMAKPRARLLPWLPEELAQRVGEELAAHQVARHTDFSVDHIEERGNHLAAVSASGDRLEADLVVVAIGVTPNSRLARDAGLALGPSDAIAVDRQMRTSDDRIYAAGDCADAFHVVTGGRVWIPLALRANRAGWAVADHLCGREVSLQGVVGSAVFKVFDLEVARTGLTAAEAAEAGFDPATVTIKASSKAHAMPGASPILVHMVGDRRSGRLLGAQMVGREGAAHRINTAAVALHAAMTVAQFCESDLAYAPPFGPTWDPLLVAANQLIKAMK; encoded by the coding sequence GTGGTCAGAACAGCCGACGTATTTCGTAAAAAATCGGGCATCGACGTGCGGACCGAACATCAGGTCGAGCACATCGACCTGTCGGAAGGTCTCGTGAGCGGGCAAACCCGCGAGGGCAAAAGGTTCGAGCTGCCGTTCGATCGTCTATTGATCGCCACAGGCGCGGATCCCATCGTTCCGGCCCGGCCCGGTTTCGATTTGCCCGGCGTGATGGTGGTGAAAACCCTTGACGATGCCCAGGCGATCAAAGAGCGCATCACTTCACACCCGGTCAAGCGTGCGGTGATACTGGGCATGGGCTACATCGCCATGGAGATGGCCGAGGCCTTGCGGGAACGCGGCATCGAGGTGGCCATGGCCAAGCCGCGTGCCCGGTTGTTGCCCTGGCTGCCCGAAGAACTGGCCCAGCGTGTCGGCGAGGAGTTGGCGGCCCACCAGGTGGCCCGCCACACCGACTTTTCCGTGGATCACATCGAGGAACGCGGCAACCATCTGGCGGCCGTAAGTGCATCCGGTGATAGGTTGGAGGCCGACCTGGTGGTCGTGGCCATCGGCGTGACCCCCAACAGCCGGCTGGCCAGGGATGCCGGTCTGGCATTGGGTCCGTCCGATGCCATTGCCGTGGATCGGCAGATGCGCACCTCGGACGATCGGATCTATGCGGCCGGTGATTGCGCCGACGCTTTTCATGTGGTCACCGGGGGGCGCGTCTGGATCCCGTTGGCGTTGCGTGCCAATCGCGCTGGATGGGCCGTGGCGGACCACCTGTGCGGCCGCGAGGTGTCGCTTCAGGGGGTTGTCGGCAGCGCCGTCTTCAAGGTGTTCGATCTCGAAGTGGCGCGCACCGGCCTGACCGCAGCCGAGGCGGCCGAGGCCGGCTTTGACCCGGCCACCGTCACCATCAAGGCCTCCTCAAAAGCCCATGCCATGCCGGGCGCATCGCCGATCCTGGTCCACATGGTCGGTGATCGACGCAGCGGCCGGCTGTTGGGCGCTCAGATGGTCGGCCGCGAGGGGGCGGCCCACCGCATCAATACAGCGGCCGTGGCCCTGCATGCCGCGATGACCGTGGCGCAGTTCTGCGAATCGGATCTGGCCTACGCACCCCCCTTCGGCCCCACCTGGGATCCGCTGCTGGTGGCGGCCAATCAATTGATTAAGGCCATGAAGTAG
- a CDS encoding fatty acid--CoA ligase yields the protein MAVTTKILKPTPSAYNYQLLIKHLLTTPLIYSPNQEIVYRDVKRYTYTELGKRVARLANALTRIGVKPGDTVAVMDWDSHRYLECFFAVPMMGAVLHTINIRLTPEQLIYTINHAEDDIILVNKEFLPMLEAVKGRFEKVRKIVLLSDEGPSAETALTIDAEYETLLAESADSYDFPDFDENSIATTFYTTGTTGLPKGVFFSHRQLVLHTYAILATYCAYKSQANLNSADVYMPITPMFHVHAWGVPYMVTLMGNKQVYPGRYEPELLLKLYAKERVTFSHCVPTILHMLLTSPAAKSVDLRGWKVIIGGSALPRGLAKTALEMGINVYAGYGMSETCPVLTVANLKPKMLGWDMEKQLNVRVRTGLPVPGAYVQVVDPDGNPQPHDGVSTGEVVVRTPWLTQGYLKDAEKSEQLWHNGWLHTGDIGYFDKEGYLQVTDRLKDVIKTGGEWVSSLELEDIISQHPAVSEAAVIGVPDPKWGESPMALVVPKPAFVDKITEDELKDFYKRFVDEGVIPKYGIPKRILIVDAIAKTSVGKLNKKELRKQFGHG from the coding sequence ATGGCAGTAACGACCAAGATTCTTAAGCCCACGCCGTCCGCTTACAATTATCAACTGTTGATCAAACACCTGTTGACCACGCCGCTCATCTATTCGCCGAACCAGGAAATCGTCTATCGCGACGTCAAGCGCTACACCTACACCGAGCTCGGCAAACGGGTGGCCCGGCTGGCCAATGCCCTGACCCGCATCGGCGTCAAACCCGGCGATACCGTCGCCGTCATGGATTGGGACAGCCACCGCTATCTGGAGTGTTTCTTCGCCGTTCCCATGATGGGGGCCGTTCTGCACACCATCAATATCCGCCTGACGCCCGAGCAGCTTATCTACACCATCAACCATGCGGAAGACGACATCATTCTGGTCAACAAAGAGTTTCTGCCCATGCTCGAGGCCGTCAAGGGACGCTTCGAGAAAGTCAGGAAGATCGTCCTGCTCTCCGATGAAGGCCCTTCGGCCGAGACGGCCCTGACCATCGACGCCGAATACGAAACCCTTCTGGCCGAAAGCGCGGACAGCTACGACTTCCCCGATTTCGACGAGAACAGCATTGCCACCACGTTCTACACCACCGGTACAACCGGACTGCCCAAGGGGGTCTTTTTCAGCCACCGGCAGCTCGTTTTGCATACCTACGCCATTTTAGCCACCTACTGCGCCTACAAGAGCCAGGCCAATCTCAACTCCGCCGACGTTTACATGCCCATCACCCCCATGTTCCACGTGCATGCCTGGGGGGTGCCCTACATGGTCACGCTGATGGGCAACAAACAGGTCTATCCCGGCCGGTATGAACCGGAGCTGCTGCTCAAGCTCTATGCCAAGGAGAGGGTCACCTTTTCCCACTGCGTGCCCACGATCCTGCACATGCTGCTGACCTCCCCGGCGGCCAAGAGCGTGGATTTGAGAGGCTGGAAGGTGATCATCGGCGGATCCGCCCTGCCCAGGGGACTGGCCAAGACCGCCCTGGAGATGGGGATCAATGTCTACGCCGGTTACGGCATGTCCGAAACCTGCCCGGTTCTCACGGTGGCCAATCTCAAGCCCAAGATGCTCGGCTGGGATATGGAGAAGCAGCTCAATGTGCGCGTCCGCACCGGTCTGCCGGTCCCCGGCGCCTACGTTCAGGTCGTGGACCCCGACGGCAACCCCCAGCCCCATGACGGCGTCAGTACAGGGGAGGTGGTGGTGCGCACCCCCTGGTTGACCCAGGGATACCTCAAAGACGCGGAAAAGAGCGAGCAACTATGGCATAACGGCTGGCTGCACACCGGCGACATCGGCTACTTCGACAAGGAAGGGTACCTGCAGGTGACCGATCGCCTCAAGGACGTCATCAAGACCGGCGGAGAATGGGTCTCTTCGCTGGAGTTGGAGGATATCATCAGCCAGCACCCCGCGGTCAGCGAAGCCGCGGTCATCGGCGTTCCCGACCCCAAGTGGGGGGAAAGCCCCATGGCCCTGGTGGTCCCCAAGCCGGCGTTTGTCGACAAGATCACCGAGGACGAACTCAAAGATTTCTACAAGCGTTTCGTGGATGAGGGGGTCATCCCTAAGTACGGCATTCCCAAACGCATCCTCATCGTCGATGCCATCGCCAAGACGAGCGTCGGCAAGCTGAACAAAAAGGAGCTGCGCAAACAGTTCGGCCACGGATAG
- the valS gene encoding valine--tRNA ligase codes for MTSDKSHQEIDMQQLPKHFDANAAEDKYQALWNDLGIYRYDPGRTREETFIVDTPPPTVSGSLHVGHVFSYTHTDIIVRYQRMLGKNIFYPMGWDDNGLPTERRVQNYFHVRCDPSVAYEAGVELQQASAKDRKSPPRILSRPNFLDLCVQLTREDEQVFKDLWQRLGLSVDWSLEYSTIDKHCRTLAQLSFIDLFRKGHVYSTESPTMWDVDFQTAIAQAEVEDRETAGAFHDVRFGVADSDESFVIATTRPELLAACVGVTFHPDDARYRHLDGKKAVTPLFFAEVPCFPSKLVDPEKGTGILMVCTFGDQTDVQWWREHKLALRQIVMKNGRLADITFGQPGWESRDPETANHFYGQLKGLKVAQAKTAIADMLRDPRGAAAGTDAPLVDDPKAIQHAVRFYEKGDKPLEFISTRQWFVRILDKKAQLMEKGNQINWYPGFMRNRYLDWTQNLSFDWCISRQRYFGVPFPVWYPLDAMGEPDYARPIIADEKQLPVDPSISFPSGYQEAQRGVPNGFIGENDVFDTWFTSSLSPQIGSHWLLEKERHQRLFPMDLRPQSHEIIRTWAFYTIVKAMLHEDTIPWKNVTISGWVLDPDRKKMSKSKGNVVVPTELMEKYSSDTLRYWAGSARLGVDTAYDEKVVKIGKRLVTKLYNAAKFVLSQQGEPGPITCELDRAFIHRLKAMVQKAEHHLAQFDFSTALAAIESFFWNSFTDTYLEFSKKRAWGDQGGDAGDQGSALAALQLGLETLTKMFAPYMPYICEEVWSWRFAQKRGIASVCVAPWPRQSDFDGIAPPQAPQSFDLATTIFYAVNKQKTDNQLSIGRQLSSIGVHLNARTKAIAEMIQDDIQAATRCDRIVWHIADHLEDGQVELSDMKVPDSD; via the coding sequence ATGACATCTGATAAAAGCCACCAAGAGATCGACATGCAACAGCTGCCCAAACACTTCGACGCCAATGCGGCCGAAGACAAGTATCAAGCCCTGTGGAACGACCTGGGTATTTACCGCTACGACCCCGGCCGCACCCGAGAAGAGACCTTTATCGTGGACACCCCGCCCCCCACGGTGTCGGGCTCGCTGCATGTGGGCCACGTCTTCAGCTACACCCATACGGATATCATCGTGCGATACCAGCGCATGCTCGGCAAAAACATCTTCTACCCCATGGGTTGGGACGACAACGGGTTGCCCACCGAGCGCCGCGTCCAAAACTACTTCCATGTTCGCTGCGATCCGTCCGTGGCCTATGAGGCGGGCGTCGAATTGCAGCAGGCCAGTGCAAAGGATCGCAAGAGCCCGCCCCGCATCCTGTCGCGGCCCAACTTTCTGGACCTGTGCGTCCAGCTGACCCGCGAAGACGAGCAGGTCTTCAAGGATTTGTGGCAGCGGCTGGGACTTTCCGTGGACTGGAGCCTGGAATACTCCACCATCGACAAGCACTGCCGCACTCTGGCCCAGTTGAGCTTTATCGATCTCTTCCGCAAGGGGCATGTCTACAGCACCGAAAGCCCGACCATGTGGGACGTGGATTTCCAAACCGCCATCGCCCAGGCCGAGGTCGAAGACCGAGAAACGGCGGGCGCCTTCCACGACGTCCGCTTCGGCGTGGCCGACTCGGATGAGAGCTTCGTCATCGCCACAACCCGACCCGAACTGCTGGCGGCCTGCGTGGGCGTGACGTTTCATCCCGATGACGCGCGTTACCGCCACCTGGACGGCAAAAAGGCCGTCACCCCGCTGTTCTTCGCCGAAGTCCCCTGCTTTCCCAGCAAGCTGGTGGATCCCGAAAAGGGGACCGGCATTCTGATGGTGTGTACGTTCGGCGACCAGACCGATGTGCAGTGGTGGCGCGAGCACAAACTCGCACTGCGGCAAATCGTCATGAAGAACGGGCGCCTGGCCGACATCACCTTCGGCCAACCGGGATGGGAGAGCCGCGATCCGGAAACGGCCAACCACTTTTACGGCCAGCTGAAAGGACTCAAGGTGGCCCAGGCCAAGACGGCGATCGCCGACATGCTCCGGGATCCCCGCGGCGCGGCCGCCGGCACCGACGCACCACTGGTCGACGACCCCAAAGCGATACAGCACGCGGTGCGTTTTTACGAGAAGGGCGACAAACCCCTGGAGTTCATCTCCACCCGCCAGTGGTTCGTGCGCATCCTCGACAAGAAAGCGCAGCTCATGGAAAAGGGCAACCAGATCAACTGGTACCCGGGCTTCATGCGCAACCGCTATCTGGACTGGACCCAGAACCTGAGTTTCGACTGGTGTATCAGCCGCCAACGTTATTTCGGCGTACCGTTTCCGGTCTGGTATCCGTTGGATGCCATGGGAGAGCCGGATTACGCCCGGCCGATCATCGCCGACGAAAAGCAACTGCCCGTGGATCCATCGATCTCCTTCCCGTCCGGCTACCAGGAGGCCCAGCGCGGCGTGCCGAACGGATTCATCGGAGAAAACGACGTGTTCGACACCTGGTTCACCAGCTCCCTCAGCCCCCAGATCGGCTCTCACTGGCTGCTGGAGAAAGAGCGCCATCAACGCCTCTTCCCCATGGATCTGCGGCCCCAGAGCCACGAGATCATTCGCACCTGGGCCTTTTACACCATCGTCAAGGCTATGCTGCACGAAGACACCATCCCCTGGAAAAACGTCACCATTTCGGGCTGGGTGCTCGACCCGGACCGCAAGAAGATGTCCAAGAGCAAGGGCAATGTGGTGGTGCCCACCGAGCTGATGGAGAAATACAGCTCCGATACCCTGCGCTACTGGGCCGGCAGCGCCCGCCTGGGCGTGGACACGGCCTACGACGAAAAGGTCGTCAAGATCGGCAAACGCCTGGTGACCAAGCTCTACAACGCCGCCAAATTCGTTCTCTCCCAGCAGGGCGAGCCCGGTCCCATCACCTGCGAACTGGACCGCGCCTTCATCCATCGACTGAAAGCCATGGTGCAGAAGGCCGAGCACCATCTGGCCCAATTCGATTTCTCCACCGCGCTGGCCGCCATCGAGAGCTTCTTCTGGAACTCGTTTACCGATACCTACCTGGAGTTCAGCAAAAAACGGGCCTGGGGGGATCAAGGCGGAGACGCCGGGGACCAGGGATCGGCCCTGGCCGCTCTGCAGTTGGGCCTCGAAACCCTGACCAAGATGTTCGCCCCCTACATGCCCTACATCTGCGAGGAGGTCTGGTCGTGGCGTTTCGCCCAAAAGCGGGGCATCGCCAGCGTGTGCGTCGCCCCCTGGCCCAGGCAGAGCGATTTCGACGGTATCGCGCCGCCGCAAGCGCCGCAGAGTTTCGATCTGGCCACCACCATTTTTTACGCCGTCAACAAGCAAAAAACGGATAACCAGCTCTCCATCGGTCGCCAGTTGTCCTCCATCGGCGTGCATCTCAACGCCAGGACCAAAGCCATTGCCGAAATGATCCAAGACGATATCCAGGCGGCGACGCGCTGCGACCGCATCGTCTGGCATATCGCCGATCACTTGGAAGACGGACAGGTCGAGCTTTCCGACATGAAGGTGCCGGACAGCGACTGA
- a CDS encoding NAD(P)-binding protein has product MGGLMKFVVIGGDAAGMSAASRAKRNDAGLEVTVLERSTTVSYSA; this is encoded by the coding sequence ATGGGAGGTCTTATGAAATTCGTGGTCATCGGCGGCGATGCCGCCGGCATGAGTGCGGCCAGCCGAGCAAAGCGCAACGATGCGGGTCTGGAGGTGACTGTCCTGGAGCGCAGCACGACCGTCTCCTACAGCGCCTGA
- the hrpA gene encoding ATP-dependent RNA helicase HrpA — MINAIQAKLSHALLADRMAARRELGAIRAMAKGRASDDQLCARCERLDQRVSASIIVRQRRLESQPALDFDPDLPICAKKEALLAAIRDHQVLIVAGETGSGKSTQLPKLCLAAGRGVDGVIGVTQPRRIAALTVGRRIAEEMHETLGQTVGVKIRFQDHTGEETRIKLMTDGILLAEAQSDRFLNRYDTLIVDEAHERSLNIDFILGMLKQLLDRRKDLKLIITSATIDTEKFARAFGDAPVIEVSGRMYPVEIRYADARSQNGDDATHIEQAAGALDQLHRGRLKGDVLVFMPTEQDIRDTCEILRGRRYPATEVIPLFARLSTADQQRVFQPAHGLKIIVATNVAETAVTIPGIRYVIDTGLARISQYTPRSRTNTLPVVPISQSSADQRMGRCGRVADGICIRLYSEEDYLQRPRYTLPEILRANLAEVILRMIALGLGDVTAFPFIDPPAPRSIQDGYSLLLELGAIEPAGTGHRSGGRYRLTEKGRLMARLPLDPRLACMLIEADRQGCLADVAIIAAALSIQDPRERPAERQAEADQAHARFADPTSDFITLLRIWNRYRQVTTKRTSWQQVKQFCRENFLSFRRMREWREVLHQILGQLNEHGIRAKAPTKLSDEPGDIADSWYASVHRSILSGFLSNIALKKEKQVFQAAHQREAMVFPGSGIFKNPGQWIVAAEMVETSRLFARCAAAIDPVWIEPIGRAQCRYAHLDPHWERKREAVVATEQVTLYGLIIDRRTRPYGPINPAEAAEIFIRHALIQGDVRRPLPFMTHNLQLVEQIDEMQDRLRRRDLLVDEQFLMAFYAERLGHVYDMRTLQKTISQRGDDGFLRLRREELLASHPDADELSLYPERIDAEGVQLRCEYRFDPGKEHDGVTVHVPVPSAAGVAPETFQWLVPGLLKEKIAAMIKALPKELRKQLVPVADTVATIARDMPIQRRMGLSTALSRFVKARWNVEIPPAAWDEGQLPDHLRMRIAVTDAKGKVVRTARDPGILQRVSTGSAIDDFREAQRRWEKSPIERWEDVGDLPDEIALKGPGGRRWTAYPALMPRAAMVVLTVFADRATATRNHLLGVKALLVRQLGADIKFLRKNLALPYHCEAQCRYFGGRRVLEEQLVDQVLDHHLCIDIRTKKAFDDFCETLHTAGIAGWGQTEKSLVIDILEAYQGLRAQLGDIEQRHRGKPMLQEFLESQLQALQHLVPDNFITLYDTDRLQHLPRYLKAVSLRAQRGVLDLEKDRAKAKRLAPYETRLQNAIAGLTPQTSAEKRHLLETLVWVLEEFKISIFAQEIKTSQPVSEKRLDALFKQVEGMV, encoded by the coding sequence TTGATAAATGCCATCCAGGCAAAACTGTCCCACGCCCTGCTTGCGGATCGCATGGCAGCCCGTCGGGAATTAGGCGCCATCCGGGCAATGGCCAAAGGGCGCGCTTCGGACGACCAGCTTTGCGCGCGCTGTGAACGCCTGGATCAACGCGTTTCGGCTTCGATCATCGTCCGGCAGCGGCGTTTGGAAAGCCAACCCGCTCTGGACTTCGATCCCGACCTGCCGATCTGCGCCAAAAAAGAAGCGCTGCTGGCCGCTATTCGCGATCATCAGGTGTTGATTGTGGCCGGCGAGACCGGCTCGGGCAAATCGACCCAGTTGCCCAAGCTCTGTCTGGCGGCCGGTCGCGGCGTGGACGGCGTTATCGGCGTCACCCAGCCGCGCCGCATCGCGGCGCTCACCGTGGGGCGGCGCATTGCCGAAGAGATGCACGAAACCCTGGGCCAGACCGTGGGGGTCAAAATCCGTTTCCAGGACCACACCGGCGAAGAGACCCGCATCAAGCTGATGACCGACGGCATCCTGCTGGCCGAGGCCCAATCGGATCGCTTCCTCAACCGCTATGACACCCTGATCGTCGATGAAGCCCATGAACGGAGCCTGAACATCGATTTCATCCTGGGCATGCTCAAGCAATTGCTCGACCGGCGCAAGGACCTCAAGCTGATCATCACCTCGGCCACCATCGACACCGAAAAATTCGCCCGCGCCTTCGGCGACGCGCCGGTGATCGAGGTCTCGGGCCGCATGTATCCGGTCGAAATCAGGTATGCCGACGCACGCTCCCAAAACGGAGACGACGCCACCCATATCGAACAGGCGGCCGGCGCCCTGGATCAACTCCATCGCGGCCGACTCAAGGGCGATGTGCTCGTCTTCATGCCCACCGAACAGGACATCCGTGACACCTGCGAAATCCTTCGCGGCCGGCGCTATCCCGCCACAGAGGTGATTCCCCTCTTCGCACGGCTCTCCACCGCCGACCAGCAGCGGGTCTTCCAGCCGGCCCACGGCCTGAAGATCATTGTGGCCACCAACGTGGCCGAAACCGCCGTCACCATCCCAGGCATCCGCTATGTGATCGACACCGGCCTGGCCCGCATCTCCCAATACACGCCCCGCTCGCGCACCAACACCCTGCCCGTGGTGCCCATCTCCCAGAGCAGCGCGGATCAGCGCATGGGACGCTGTGGCCGCGTGGCCGACGGGATCTGCATCCGTTTGTACAGCGAGGAGGATTATCTCCAGCGGCCGCGCTACACTCTGCCCGAAATTCTGCGCGCCAATCTGGCGGAAGTCATCCTGCGCATGATTGCATTGGGCCTCGGGGACGTAACGGCCTTTCCCTTCATCGACCCGCCTGCGCCGCGCAGTATCCAGGACGGCTACAGCCTGCTGCTCGAACTGGGCGCCATCGAACCGGCCGGCACCGGCCATCGCTCCGGCGGCCGATACCGGCTCACCGAAAAGGGTCGGCTCATGGCCAGGCTCCCCCTGGACCCGCGCCTGGCCTGCATGCTGATCGAGGCCGACCGGCAAGGCTGCCTGGCCGATGTAGCCATCATCGCCGCGGCGCTGAGCATCCAGGATCCCCGGGAGCGACCGGCCGAGCGCCAGGCCGAAGCCGACCAGGCCCACGCCCGCTTCGCCGACCCGACCTCGGATTTCATCACCCTGCTGCGCATCTGGAACCGCTACCGCCAGGTCACCACCAAGCGCACCAGCTGGCAGCAGGTCAAGCAGTTCTGCCGCGAGAATTTTTTATCGTTTCGCCGCATGCGCGAATGGCGCGAGGTGTTGCACCAGATCCTCGGCCAACTCAACGAGCACGGCATCCGGGCCAAGGCGCCGACGAAACTATCCGACGAACCCGGCGACATCGCCGACAGTTGGTATGCTTCAGTTCACCGATCGATCCTCAGCGGTTTCCTCTCCAACATCGCCCTGAAAAAAGAGAAGCAGGTCTTCCAGGCCGCCCACCAGCGCGAAGCCATGGTGTTTCCGGGCTCGGGGATATTCAAGAACCCGGGGCAGTGGATCGTGGCCGCCGAAATGGTGGAGACCTCGCGCCTGTTCGCCCGCTGCGCGGCCGCCATCGATCCGGTCTGGATCGAACCCATCGGCCGGGCCCAGTGCCGATATGCCCATCTCGATCCCCACTGGGAGCGCAAACGCGAGGCGGTGGTGGCGACCGAACAGGTCACGCTGTATGGGCTGATCATCGATCGCCGCACCAGGCCCTATGGACCGATCAACCCCGCCGAAGCCGCGGAGATCTTTATCCGCCATGCCCTGATCCAGGGCGATGTGCGGCGGCCCTTGCCCTTCATGACCCATAATCTGCAACTGGTCGAGCAGATAGACGAAATGCAGGACCGGCTGCGCCGTCGGGACCTGCTCGTGGACGAACAGTTCCTCATGGCCTTCTATGCAGAACGCCTGGGCCATGTCTATGACATGCGCACCCTCCAAAAAACGATCAGCCAACGGGGCGACGATGGATTCTTGCGGCTGCGGCGTGAGGAGCTGCTCGCCAGTCATCCGGATGCCGATGAACTTTCCCTGTATCCGGAGCGCATCGACGCCGAAGGCGTGCAGCTGCGTTGCGAGTATCGATTCGACCCCGGAAAAGAGCACGATGGCGTTACCGTGCACGTACCCGTCCCGTCGGCCGCCGGCGTAGCCCCGGAGACATTTCAGTGGCTGGTTCCCGGCTTGCTCAAAGAAAAAATCGCGGCCATGATCAAGGCGTTGCCCAAGGAGTTGCGCAAGCAACTGGTGCCTGTCGCCGACACCGTCGCCACCATCGCCCGGGACATGCCGATCCAACGCCGGATGGGGTTGAGCACCGCCTTGAGCCGCTTCGTCAAGGCGCGCTGGAACGTGGAGATCCCGCCGGCCGCATGGGACGAAGGCCAGTTGCCCGACCATTTGCGCATGCGCATCGCCGTCACCGACGCCAAGGGCAAAGTCGTACGAACCGCGCGCGACCCCGGCATCCTCCAGCGCGTCTCCACCGGAAGCGCCATCGACGATTTCAGGGAGGCCCAGCGGCGATGGGAAAAAAGCCCCATCGAACGATGGGAAGATGTGGGGGACCTGCCGGACGAGATTGCCCTGAAAGGGCCCGGTGGACGGCGCTGGACCGCCTACCCGGCGTTAATGCCACGCGCCGCCATGGTGGTATTGACCGTCTTCGCGGACAGGGCCACCGCCACCCGCAATCATCTTCTGGGAGTGAAGGCCCTGCTCGTCCGGCAGCTCGGCGCCGATATCAAGTTTTTGCGCAAAAACCTGGCCCTGCCCTATCATTGCGAGGCCCAATGCCGCTATTTCGGAGGGCGCCGGGTCCTGGAAGAACAACTGGTCGACCAGGTCCTGGATCATCACCTGTGCATCGACATCCGGACGAAGAAGGCATTCGATGATTTTTGCGAAACGCTGCACACAGCGGGCATCGCCGGCTGGGGGCAGACCGAAAAATCCCTGGTCATCGACATCCTGGAGGCCTATCAGGGTCTGCGCGCGCAACTGGGTGATATCGAACAGCGTCATCGGGGCAAGCCCATGCTCCAGGAATTCCTGGAGTCCCAGCTCCAGGCCCTGCAGCACCTCGTGCCGGACAATTTCATCACCCTCTACGACACCGACCGCCTGCAGCACCTGCCCCGCTATCTCAAGGCCGTTTCCCTGCGTGCCCAGCGCGGCGTCCTGGACCTTGAGAAGGATCGCGCCAAGGCCAAACGCCTCGCACCTTACGAAACGCGCCTGCAGAACGCGATCGCCGGCCTGACACCTCAGACCAGCGCCGAGAAGCGGCACCTCCTGGAAACCCTGGTATGGGTGCTCGAAGAGTTTAAAATCTCTATTTTCGCCCAGGAGATCAAAACCAGCCAGCCGGTTTCCGAAAAGCGTCTCGACGCCCTGTTCAAACAGGTCGAAGGGATGGTGTAG
- a CDS encoding DUF2213 domain-containing protein: protein MLRILNFAASSPDRPKWTKTAEGWLRCRARILAERVMPYTADELVGALPPNFPTDEILMAVTRQAMTDPDALRSLEGVPLVGGDHHWLDENNVKQFAIGAVAGTPKLDGDYLVCDLLVTFPEAIRAIEAGELGEISAAYVAETTYEPGILNGQRFDAIQQQLRFNHLAIIPPGYGRAGEDVRIFNLKGVRPMNSEAFENGRNKALSEIQAKLDAAKRKKLSNYDFDQEEADELALANITNSDPQATLRRIMNQRRTNRFGTPHFTPADVRRMMNARDREDASFADVRAMNRTIALAKMGVMNAGEALESIEELRAKAGLRKIRRSKVGNLPTAAEALEVGYKKYKNRRDPLEKMGFKGRKED from the coding sequence ATGTTGCGAATCCTCAATTTCGCCGCCTCAAGTCCTGACCGCCCTAAGTGGACAAAGACCGCAGAGGGCTGGCTGCGCTGCCGCGCACGTATTTTGGCCGAAAGGGTGATGCCATACACAGCCGACGAGCTTGTTGGCGCACTTCCCCCCAATTTCCCAACCGATGAAATTCTAATGGCCGTAACAAGACAGGCCATGACCGATCCCGATGCACTACGCAGCCTTGAAGGTGTTCCATTAGTGGGCGGGGACCATCATTGGCTCGACGAAAATAATGTGAAGCAGTTCGCTATCGGTGCCGTAGCTGGCACACCCAAATTGGACGGCGATTACCTTGTTTGTGATCTCCTCGTTACATTTCCCGAAGCAATTCGTGCCATAGAAGCCGGTGAACTTGGAGAGATCAGCGCCGCATACGTGGCCGAAACAACGTATGAACCGGGCATCCTCAATGGGCAACGATTTGATGCAATTCAGCAGCAACTGCGATTCAATCACCTTGCTATCATTCCTCCCGGCTACGGCAGGGCGGGTGAAGATGTTCGAATTTTTAATTTGAAAGGAGTACGACCAATGAATTCCGAAGCATTTGAAAACGGACGCAACAAAGCCTTGTCCGAAATCCAGGCTAAGTTGGACGCAGCCAAGAGAAAAAAACTCTCCAACTACGATTTTGACCAGGAAGAAGCCGACGAACTGGCCCTCGCCAATATCACCAACAGCGACCCCCAGGCCACCCTTCGACGAATTATGAACCAGCGCCGCACCAATCGCTTTGGCACGCCCCACTTCACGCCTGCCGATGTCCGGCGCATGATGAATGCCAGGGACCGGGAGGATGCCTCGTTTGCCGATGTGCGAGCAATGAATCGCACTATTGCCCTTGCCAAAATGGGTGTGATGAATGCCGGTGAAGCCCTTGAATCCATCGAGGAATTGCGTGCCAAGGCTGGATTACGAAAGATTCGGCGAAGCAAAGTCGGCAACCTGCCGACCGCTGCCGAGGCATTGGAAGTTGGCTACAAGAAGTATAAAAATCGTCGAGACCCGTTGGAGAAGATGGGTTTCAAGGGTCGGAAAGAGGATTAG